One Saprospiraceae bacterium DNA window includes the following coding sequences:
- a CDS encoding tyrosine-type recombinase/integrase encodes MIYSAGLRLGEVTKLKLTDLQFEQHRIFVRNAKGKKDRCTTLAQKAESLLKEYLALYRPVHWLFEGPDGGPYSDRSVRAIFTAAKHRSRINPLATTHTLRHSFATHLLEKGMDLRNIQELLGHESSKTTEIYTHITKKSWEKIKSPLDDLEI; translated from the coding sequence ATGATTTACTCAGCCGGACTGCGCCTCGGCGAAGTCACCAAACTGAAATTGACCGACCTCCAGTTTGAGCAGCACCGCATTTTTGTACGCAACGCGAAGGGGAAAAAAGACCGCTGCACCACCCTTGCCCAAAAGGCCGAAAGCCTCCTGAAGGAGTATCTGGCGCTGTACCGCCCGGTACATTGGCTATTCGAGGGGCCAGACGGAGGCCCGTACAGCGACCGAAGCGTTCGGGCCATCTTCACAGCCGCCAAGCATCGGTCGCGCATCAACCCGCTGGCAACCACCCACACGCTGCGCCATTCCTTCGCCACGCATCTGCTGGAAAAAGGCATGGATTTGCGCAACATACAGGAGTTGCTCGGTCACGAAAGCAGCAAAACGACGGAGATATACACCCATATCACGAAAAAAAGTTGGGAAAAAATAAAAAGCCCGTTGGATGATTTGGAGATATGA
- a CDS encoding T9SS type A sorting domain-containing protein — protein sequence MKNKYIHIWLSVAFLVIESCQPSYLFAQTVKLKWLNFSPYTEVGQNPNQGDSISDAQIICLLDTLKPWVEGIRTFGTQNGLQNIPILAKQKGFKVIVGIWLGKENSAAGIAANQQQIANGIALANAGYADKLIVGSEVLLRGDLIPSQLINYINQVQIACPNIPVSCADIYSELICHPEVMNACDFIFPNIYPFWEGTSINCAIQRFHQCYQDLLPFAIDTGKEIIISESGWKTEGNPVGNAVPSLENAIRYNRELLNWSTSFNIDVNLFCAFDEPWKLPNDYGWGIFTNDKTMKQGMDTLFKVITNIDSTWLCSTLSNGSNDTFIVDNIPGYSNYSLIKGHVDNIKPCEYRIATYIKVGGWWTKPTFCSPTVPILCDGQWSVDYTTGGNDNLATEICLFVVPFGYFPPLCGNCIDIPQEVYQNSIDSICVHRYELSNAALIASSDTICKGESITLTASEGKYFTWGKITWEGVNYLTSEGDTSSSIVITPDNSPYTTYIVQISDGMGGGVTLQKTIVVIEIGLSVPSKIVCAYDSVATLTANTWGPAWYDYEFYWSTGESSQSIQVVPISPSASYSVTVSSIAGCTKAYIGTVYVEEPQPILNYPNDTIQLGQTVGMYVWAVEAIWSTGDTTHNKSLYVSPTTTTTYTVTVTLGNGCVYELENTIVVLQPNATIEGINIQNLIIFPNPANETFTVKFNTDKEENIHVSLVNEMGVVIEIKKARQEAGEFLSEFNASQLTKGLYFIQLYANYKEISIGKIVIQ from the coding sequence ATGAAAAATAAATATATACACATATGGCTATCGGTTGCCTTTCTCGTCATTGAGTCCTGCCAACCATCATATTTGTTTGCCCAAACTGTTAAACTGAAATGGCTAAATTTTAGCCCTTACACAGAAGTTGGTCAAAATCCCAATCAAGGCGATTCAATATCAGATGCTCAGATTATTTGCCTTTTAGATACTCTTAAACCTTGGGTTGAAGGTATTCGTACTTTTGGAACCCAAAATGGGTTACAGAATATCCCTATCCTTGCCAAACAAAAAGGATTTAAAGTAATTGTAGGAATTTGGCTCGGCAAAGAAAATTCAGCGGCTGGAATTGCCGCAAATCAACAACAAATCGCTAACGGAATTGCGCTTGCAAATGCGGGCTATGCCGACAAATTAATTGTAGGGAGTGAAGTTCTTTTGCGAGGCGATTTGATACCATCCCAATTGATTAACTATATCAATCAAGTTCAAATAGCCTGCCCTAATATTCCAGTTTCATGTGCTGACATTTATTCCGAACTAATCTGCCATCCGGAAGTAATGAACGCTTGCGATTTCATTTTCCCTAATATTTATCCTTTTTGGGAGGGGACTTCAATTAATTGTGCAATACAAAGGTTTCATCAATGTTATCAAGACCTTTTGCCATTTGCAATTGACACCGGAAAAGAAATAATCATTTCAGAAAGCGGGTGGAAAACAGAAGGAAACCCAGTTGGTAATGCTGTACCATCTCTTGAAAATGCAATTCGGTACAATAGAGAATTGCTTAATTGGAGCACTTCTTTTAATATTGATGTAAATTTATTTTGTGCATTTGATGAGCCTTGGAAATTGCCTAATGATTATGGCTGGGGAATCTTTACTAACGACAAAACCATGAAGCAAGGAATGGATACATTGTTCAAAGTGATAACGAACATTGATAGTACATGGTTATGCAGTACCCTGAGTAACGGTTCAAATGACACTTTTATTGTTGATAACATACCCGGATATAGTAATTATTCATTGATTAAAGGGCATGTTGATAATATAAAGCCATGTGAATATAGAATCGCAACCTATATCAAAGTTGGTGGCTGGTGGACCAAGCCGACTTTTTGTAGCCCAACAGTTCCGATTTTATGTGATGGTCAATGGAGTGTAGATTATACAACGGGTGGAAATGACAATTTAGCAACTGAGATTTGTTTATTTGTTGTTCCTTTTGGTTACTTTCCCCCTTTATGTGGCAACTGTATAGACATTCCGCAAGAAGTTTATCAAAATTCAATAGATTCAATATGTGTTCATCGATATGAACTATCAAATGCTGCATTAATTGCATCTTCAGATACAATTTGCAAAGGAGAATCAATTACACTTACAGCAAGTGAAGGTAAATATTTTACTTGGGGAAAAATAACGTGGGAGGGAGTGAACTATTTAACATCTGAAGGAGATACTTCATCATCTATTGTCATTACGCCAGATAATAGCCCATACACCACATATATAGTTCAAATAAGTGACGGCATGGGAGGAGGAGTTACATTGCAAAAGACCATTGTTGTAATAGAAATTGGCTTATCTGTTCCAAGTAAAATAGTCTGCGCATATGATTCTGTCGCCACCTTGACTGCAAATACTTGGGGCCCAGCATGGTATGATTATGAATTTTATTGGAGCACAGGTGAAAGTTCTCAATCTATACAAGTTGTTCCGATTTCACCGTCTGCTTCCTATTCTGTTACGGTTTCGAGTATTGCCGGATGTACAAAAGCATACATAGGTACTGTTTATGTTGAAGAACCTCAACCAATATTAAACTATCCAAATGATACCATACAGCTTGGGCAAACAGTTGGTATGTATGTATGGGCAGTTGAAGCGATTTGGAGTACGGGAGATACAACTCACAACAAATCTTTGTATGTATCCCCAACAACTACTACTACATATACAGTAACAGTCACACTTGGCAATGGTTGTGTTTATGAATTAGAAAATACGATAGTTGTTTTACAACCTAATGCAACTATTGAAGGTATTAATATACAAAACCTTATTATTTTTCCTAATCCTGCAAATGAAACTTTTACTGTTAAATTCAATACTGACAAAGAAGAGAATATTCATGTTTCACTTGTCAATGAAATGGGAGTTGTTATAGAAATAAAAAAAGCAAGACAGGAGGCAGGAGAATTTTTATCGGAGTTCAATGCTTCACAATTGACAAAGGGATTGTATTTCATTCAATTATATGCAAATTATAAGGAAATTTCAATTGGGAAGATTGTAATTCAATAA